Proteins co-encoded in one Crateriforma spongiae genomic window:
- a CDS encoding RNA polymerase sigma factor has translation MDAEQICRIWDTHRDRLMLIARAMDPLVSDGGADDAVQEAFIELAKRGQPPDDPVAWMARIIRNRLLMWRRGRQRRRERENDYARLTWLVRRDDSAAIDIDPRKLTEVLQTMPDDQRQVIVMRWWGDMTFRQIAGVLGQSRSRTHRQYQHGIAHLRTLLAPETQREPSRCIR, from the coding sequence TTGGACGCTGAACAAATATGCCGGATTTGGGACACGCACCGTGATCGGCTGATGCTGATCGCACGTGCGATGGATCCGCTGGTCAGCGACGGCGGCGCCGATGACGCCGTCCAGGAAGCGTTCATCGAACTGGCCAAACGCGGGCAACCGCCCGACGACCCGGTGGCGTGGATGGCCCGAATCATTCGCAATCGCCTGCTGATGTGGCGACGCGGCCGACAAAGACGTCGTGAAAGAGAAAACGACTATGCCCGCCTGACGTGGCTGGTCCGCCGCGACGACTCCGCGGCAATTGATATCGATCCTCGAAAATTGACCGAAGTCCTGCAGACGATGCCCGACGACCAACGTCAAGTGATCGTCATGCGATGGTGGGGCGACATGACGTTTCGACAAATCGCCGGCGTGCTGGGCCAATCACGCAGTCGCACGCATCGACAGTACCAGCACGGCATCGCACACCTAAGAACCCTTTTGGCCCCGGAGACACAACGTGAACCATCCCGCTGCATCCGATGA
- a CDS encoding tetratricopeptide repeat protein, whose translation MTTTAITTRPSATSDTDFQTGRSNWLNGAWVFTAFVAGCLAACLTGCQWASSGQNAQGARLYEQGQYSAAMQEFQKAIASDPANPDSYYNLAAAVHQQAKQRQDAESYKQAEALYNQCLDHNPNHVECHRGLAVLLVDTGRPDRAFALLKNWAARNPNYSEPRIETARLYEEHGEPQTALKYLEDAVQLDANNPRAWLALGRLRESMGDPTQALQNYQRALAINGAQPLVAERVAALSRQINSAQDAALSQAGTRMATTPDFSTQRY comes from the coding sequence ATGACCACCACCGCCATCACCACACGACCTTCGGCCACGTCCGACACCGATTTTCAGACCGGCCGGTCGAATTGGCTCAACGGCGCGTGGGTGTTCACCGCCTTTGTTGCGGGGTGCCTGGCCGCCTGTTTGACCGGGTGCCAGTGGGCCAGTAGCGGCCAAAACGCCCAGGGAGCCCGTTTGTATGAGCAGGGCCAATACAGCGCGGCGATGCAAGAGTTCCAGAAAGCGATCGCCAGCGACCCGGCCAATCCGGACAGCTACTACAACCTGGCCGCCGCGGTCCACCAGCAGGCCAAGCAACGCCAAGATGCGGAGTCGTACAAGCAGGCCGAAGCACTGTACAACCAGTGCCTGGACCACAATCCCAACCACGTCGAATGCCATCGGGGCCTGGCAGTGCTGTTGGTTGACACCGGCCGGCCGGATCGTGCTTTTGCTCTGCTGAAGAACTGGGCGGCCCGAAATCCGAACTATTCCGAGCCGCGAATCGAAACGGCTCGGCTGTACGAAGAACACGGCGAACCCCAGACGGCACTGAAGTATCTGGAGGACGCCGTGCAGTTGGACGCGAACAACCCCAGAGCATGGTTGGCCCTGGGGCGGTTGCGTGAATCGATGGGCGATCCGACCCAGGCCCTGCAGAATTACCAGCGGGCCTTGGCGATCAACGGCGCCCAACCGCTGGTGGCCGAGCGGGTCGCGGCACTTTCACGCCAGATCAACAGCGCTCAAGACGCCGCGCTATCACAGGCCGGCACCCGGATGGCGACCACACCGGACTTTTCGACCCAGCGTTACTAG
- a CDS encoding Fur family transcriptional regulator, whose amino-acid sequence MASSLQPLATSLSPQERFQEYLQAKGLRQTEQRKFLIDEVFNQHEHFDADELIERLPRRGSPNYVSSATVYRTLREFVDAGLLKSFQLEGRTVYEHDYGYPQHDHLYCTRCQELFEFTSDELIALRDRVAADQGFRVTGHRLIIQGICQKCSQTRRKKRKQDLV is encoded by the coding sequence ATGGCCTCATCCTTGCAACCTCTGGCGACGTCGCTTTCGCCCCAGGAACGGTTTCAGGAATACCTGCAGGCCAAGGGATTGCGTCAAACGGAGCAGCGAAAGTTCTTGATCGACGAAGTGTTCAATCAGCACGAGCACTTTGACGCTGACGAATTGATCGAACGGTTGCCGCGTCGGGGAAGCCCCAATTACGTCAGTTCCGCGACCGTGTACCGGACGCTTCGTGAATTCGTCGATGCGGGGCTGCTGAAGAGTTTTCAGCTGGAAGGCCGGACGGTCTACGAGCACGATTATGGCTATCCCCAGCACGACCACCTGTACTGCACCCGGTGTCAAGAGTTGTTCGAATTCACCAGCGATGAACTGATTGCGTTGCGTGATCGCGTGGCGGCGGATCAGGGGTTTCGCGTGACCGGACACCGCTTGATCATTCAGGGCATCTGCCAAAAGTGTTCACAAACACGCCGCAAGAAACGCAAACAAGACCTCGTTTAA
- a CDS encoding RNA polymerase sigma factor: MTINHDTTLQSLTVDQLVVSARQGDRSAYGVLVQRHAAMVTGVAYSIVGDFAHSEDVGQEVFLEAWQKLSELSDASRFAAWVCSIARHRAVDAVRRRRRATDVHAAERMPPEIADGGEKHDPVSDDERQAVVWASLDALPSKYRETLVLYYRGGKSVSEVAAALDLSQAAVRQRLARGRKMLRNEVESVIDRTLRGTTPGVVFLAAVLGSLPGNVAAGVAGTAAGKSSAVGVAATSAKVLGTGTTISGATFGLFGGLAGGLFGAWVSYRNAPYTTQKLLIVRFLLLTVFALVVWAAMLMWLVGQRSGPVSMDDGRYAIALLGLILTMQLLFFAASWWGARRFRQLGDIARSEGRAMDPVASRRLAGIRRAEFHWSTRNRFAGRPWVDVRFGPVSHDGQVAPTDVAKGWIAVGDRADGWLIAIGNRARGLIACGGWCFGGLTIGGFGIGVIHLGGLGVAILSIAGLAFGGIAIGGIAVGWYSLGGLAIGKAALGGAAIASHAAIGGVAWSAGQAKARLDETTEAGGADMERLEMWRRWTENGLPTPWADVLLLAGGGILFALVLLKVIAWRLAMRQAVLTGRIDSKHPAVASTINDALAFYGSLIGCSVWVVGIGFDVASIATATAGLILYLAAAAVAFWTARYDWPTQRLGRAFAVSILAADLATTTAIGMSHWIDGWERSSGFSWWAYLGLSQIGYVALAILALVLTQTSVTRSIAPESTCG, from the coding sequence GTGACAATCAATCATGACACGACACTGCAATCTTTGACCGTTGACCAATTGGTCGTATCGGCTCGCCAGGGTGATCGGTCCGCATACGGCGTCTTGGTCCAACGCCACGCCGCAATGGTGACCGGCGTGGCGTATAGCATTGTCGGCGACTTTGCCCACAGCGAAGACGTGGGGCAGGAGGTGTTTCTGGAGGCCTGGCAGAAACTGTCCGAATTGTCAGATGCGTCGCGATTCGCCGCTTGGGTCTGCTCGATCGCCCGGCACCGTGCGGTTGATGCGGTGCGTCGCCGTCGCCGCGCGACCGATGTGCACGCGGCCGAGAGGATGCCACCGGAAATTGCCGACGGAGGCGAAAAACATGATCCAGTGTCGGATGACGAACGCCAGGCGGTTGTTTGGGCAAGTCTGGATGCGCTCCCGTCCAAGTATCGCGAAACGCTGGTGTTGTACTATCGCGGCGGGAAGTCCGTTTCGGAGGTAGCGGCGGCATTGGATTTATCGCAGGCCGCGGTGCGTCAGAGGTTGGCTCGCGGCCGCAAAATGCTGCGAAACGAAGTCGAATCCGTCATCGATCGGACTCTGCGCGGGACGACGCCGGGTGTGGTGTTTCTGGCCGCCGTGCTGGGCAGTCTGCCCGGTAATGTTGCGGCGGGTGTCGCGGGGACAGCGGCTGGGAAATCATCCGCGGTCGGTGTGGCGGCCACATCGGCCAAGGTTCTAGGCACAGGAACGACAATCTCCGGTGCGACATTTGGGTTGTTCGGCGGCTTAGCCGGTGGCCTGTTCGGCGCTTGGGTCAGTTACCGCAATGCACCCTACACAACACAGAAACTTCTGATCGTTCGCTTCTTGCTGCTGACCGTGTTTGCTTTGGTCGTGTGGGCGGCCATGTTGATGTGGCTGGTGGGGCAACGTTCGGGACCCGTGTCGATGGACGATGGACGATACGCAATTGCGTTGCTGGGTCTGATTCTGACGATGCAACTTTTGTTTTTTGCAGCGTCTTGGTGGGGCGCGCGTCGTTTTCGGCAACTGGGTGATATCGCGCGCAGCGAAGGTCGGGCAATGGATCCCGTCGCGTCACGACGACTGGCGGGGATCCGTCGTGCAGAGTTTCACTGGTCCACTCGGAACAGGTTTGCAGGTCGGCCATGGGTCGATGTTCGATTCGGCCCGGTATCCCACGATGGGCAGGTTGCCCCAACGGACGTCGCCAAAGGTTGGATCGCGGTCGGCGATCGCGCTGACGGATGGCTGATTGCCATCGGAAACCGGGCACGTGGCTTGATCGCCTGCGGCGGGTGGTGTTTTGGGGGGCTGACGATTGGCGGATTCGGGATCGGGGTGATCCATTTGGGCGGACTGGGTGTGGCGATACTCAGCATCGCTGGGCTCGCGTTTGGAGGGATCGCGATCGGTGGTATCGCAGTCGGTTGGTACAGTTTGGGCGGGCTGGCGATCGGCAAAGCCGCGCTGGGAGGTGCGGCCATTGCCAGCCATGCGGCGATTGGCGGGGTGGCATGGTCGGCCGGTCAAGCGAAGGCGAGACTTGACGAAACCACGGAGGCCGGTGGGGCGGACATGGAACGTCTCGAAATGTGGCGACGATGGACCGAAAACGGGCTGCCGACGCCCTGGGCCGACGTTTTGCTGCTTGCCGGCGGCGGAATCTTGTTTGCGTTGGTCTTGCTCAAGGTCATTGCTTGGCGACTAGCCATGCGTCAGGCGGTTTTGACCGGTCGAATCGATTCAAAACACCCCGCGGTTGCTTCGACGATCAACGACGCTTTGGCCTTTTATGGATCACTCATCGGCTGCAGCGTTTGGGTGGTCGGAATTGGTTTTGACGTCGCTTCGATAGCGACAGCTACCGCCGGATTGATACTGTATTTGGCGGCCGCCGCAGTGGCGTTTTGGACGGCGCGATACGACTGGCCTACGCAGCGGCTGGGGCGAGCCTTTGCGGTTTCAATCCTTGCGGCAGATTTGGCGACCACCACCGCAATAGGGATGAGTCATTGGATCGATGGCTGGGAACGTTCCAGCGGTTTCAGCTGGTGGGCTTACCTGGGGCTCAGTCAGATTGGATACGTCGCCCTCGCAATCTTGGCATTGGTGTTAACGCAGACATCGGTCACACGATCAATTGCACCGGAGTCAACGTGCGGCTGA
- a CDS encoding DUF1559 family PulG-like putative transporter, with amino-acid sequence MAISRILLVLAAALGVFERPAPAQAAGDVPWSDQIVAAARLNLRTLDAAATGRLIADAASVDAGDIAPTANKIDEFVAELRALGCTDVYLAIHTSDMLRGVATVLIQTDDPDSVRQRIEPLWKSIYGQTELDSNVDSGWLILGPATTVKTWTSATDSGATNGSQRWRELIRGDDEDSQLAIALPNDMRQTLAAMWPQQPLKSLPSKLSPAQWVQIVKSARVALSLPPQNDTVIQIETADADAATTVADELTHLRSSLDWIDDRWSVSTDGPSAIIQTSPDALIEQLAAAVGNLNQRSMRLRTMNNLKQIGLAMHNHHAAFEAFPDAAIRGAAGGELLSWRVKLLPFLEQQALYKAIRRDAAWDAEVNRQVTQTVVPNFGTPDHNGQMTNIRIPVIPGSMYADPAASKSFRSITDGTSNTIALAVAPADQAVPWTRPGLWKLDADRLVESFFGDRDTVPVLMFDGAAIVLDRAKVDAETLQGMLTIAGGEVVQW; translated from the coding sequence GTGGCGATTTCCCGAATTCTGCTGGTGTTGGCCGCAGCGCTTGGTGTCTTCGAACGACCGGCGCCGGCCCAGGCGGCCGGGGATGTTCCCTGGTCCGATCAAATCGTCGCCGCGGCACGGCTGAATCTGCGAACGCTGGACGCGGCCGCCACCGGTCGCTTGATTGCTGATGCCGCGTCGGTGGACGCCGGCGACATTGCACCGACGGCAAATAAGATTGACGAATTTGTCGCCGAATTACGCGCGCTGGGATGCACCGACGTGTATTTGGCGATCCACACGTCAGACATGCTGCGTGGCGTTGCCACCGTCCTGATCCAGACGGACGATCCCGATTCCGTGCGACAGCGGATCGAACCGTTGTGGAAAAGTATCTATGGCCAAACGGAGCTTGATTCCAACGTTGATTCTGGTTGGCTGATTTTGGGGCCCGCCACGACGGTCAAGACTTGGACATCTGCGACCGACTCCGGTGCAACCAACGGTTCGCAGCGGTGGCGTGAACTGATTCGCGGTGACGACGAGGACAGCCAGTTGGCGATCGCCTTACCCAATGACATGCGTCAAACGTTGGCGGCGATGTGGCCCCAGCAACCCTTGAAAAGTCTCCCGTCGAAACTGTCACCGGCGCAGTGGGTCCAAATCGTCAAATCGGCTCGCGTCGCATTGTCATTGCCGCCCCAAAACGACACGGTGATCCAAATCGAAACCGCCGACGCGGATGCCGCGACGACGGTCGCCGATGAACTGACGCATTTGCGATCCAGCCTGGATTGGATCGACGACCGCTGGTCCGTGTCGACCGACGGTCCGTCAGCCATCATCCAGACTTCACCGGATGCACTGATCGAGCAACTGGCTGCGGCGGTGGGCAACCTGAATCAGCGTTCGATGCGTCTGCGGACGATGAACAACTTGAAACAAATCGGCTTGGCGATGCACAATCATCATGCCGCCTTCGAAGCGTTTCCCGACGCGGCGATCCGCGGCGCCGCTGGCGGGGAATTGCTTAGCTGGCGGGTCAAGCTGCTACCGTTTTTGGAACAGCAAGCTTTGTACAAAGCGATCCGGCGCGACGCCGCCTGGGATGCGGAGGTCAATCGGCAAGTGACCCAAACGGTGGTCCCGAATTTCGGCACGCCCGATCATAATGGCCAGATGACCAACATTCGGATCCCCGTGATCCCGGGTTCGATGTACGCCGATCCTGCCGCATCTAAATCGTTTCGCTCGATCACCGACGGAACCAGCAATACGATCGCGTTGGCGGTGGCCCCCGCCGATCAAGCCGTGCCTTGGACACGGCCCGGTTTATGGAAATTGGACGCCGATCGCTTGGTGGAAAGCTTTTTTGGCGACCGCGACACCGTCCCCGTGTTGATGTTCGACGGAGCCGCCATCGTGCTGGACCGGGCGAAAGTCGATGCCGAAACATTGCAGGGCATGCTAACGATTGCCGGCGGCGAAGTCGTGCAGTGGTGA
- a CDS encoding glycine--tRNA ligase, with protein sequence MDKIVSLCKRRGFLFQSSEIYGGVQGFWDYGPLGVDLKRNLKEAWWQDMICGHNELKQPAGAPSTYEMVGLDCTIIMHPQVWKNSGHYDLFHDHMVDCRESKKRYRFDQVRGREVTYQDRTIFVSTLAEAEQEEDDIRRRGMKFFKLRNKDADKITIGSESITIDKLDNTDNVLGPDAKTLGTLTEPREFNLMFKTTLGALGGEDDVTFLRPETAQGIFVNFKNVLDSSRVKVPFGIGQVGKSFRNEITPRNFTFRSREFEQMEIEFFCHPDQSQDWYRYWRDRRMNWYLSLGMGSESLIMREHDPEELAHYSVGTADIEYAFPFLPPGEFGELEGIAHRGDFDLRSHMEGKLDPATNPMTVELNEHGKPKYRGSGKDLTYRDEATNQKFIPHVIEPSAGADRGVLAFLCEAYTEDQQPDEKGNLQTRTVMKLHPRLAPVKAAVFPLVKKDGMPEIAQDLYGELKKHFNVFYDDKGAVGRRYRRQDEAGTPYCITIDGDTVSDQTVTIRDRDSLEQIRVKLDDVVDTLTKKIDG encoded by the coding sequence ATGGACAAGATCGTTTCGCTTTGCAAGCGACGCGGGTTCCTGTTCCAGTCCAGTGAAATCTATGGCGGCGTCCAAGGATTTTGGGACTATGGACCGCTGGGCGTCGATCTGAAGCGGAACCTGAAGGAAGCTTGGTGGCAGGACATGATTTGCGGCCACAACGAGCTGAAGCAGCCCGCCGGTGCGCCGTCGACCTATGAAATGGTCGGTTTGGATTGCACGATCATCATGCACCCGCAGGTGTGGAAGAACAGCGGCCACTACGATCTGTTCCACGATCACATGGTGGATTGTCGTGAATCCAAGAAGCGGTACCGCTTTGACCAGGTACGTGGACGCGAAGTCACCTACCAAGACCGCACGATCTTTGTTTCCACTTTGGCCGAAGCGGAACAGGAAGAAGATGACATCCGCCGCCGCGGCATGAAGTTCTTCAAGCTGCGGAACAAGGACGCGGACAAGATCACCATTGGCAGCGAATCGATCACGATCGACAAGCTGGACAATACGGACAACGTGCTAGGACCCGATGCGAAGACCCTGGGCACGCTGACCGAGCCGCGTGAATTCAACTTGATGTTCAAGACGACCCTTGGGGCCTTGGGCGGCGAGGACGATGTGACGTTCCTGCGACCCGAAACGGCCCAGGGCATCTTTGTTAATTTCAAGAACGTGCTGGACAGCAGCCGGGTGAAAGTGCCCTTCGGCATCGGCCAGGTCGGCAAGTCGTTCCGCAACGAAATCACTCCGCGAAACTTCACCTTTCGCAGCCGTGAATTCGAACAGATGGAAATCGAGTTTTTCTGTCATCCCGACCAATCACAGGACTGGTATCGCTATTGGCGTGATCGCCGCATGAATTGGTACCTATCGCTGGGCATGGGATCGGAATCGCTGATCATGCGCGAACACGATCCGGAGGAATTGGCTCACTACAGCGTCGGTACCGCGGACATCGAATACGCATTCCCATTCTTGCCGCCGGGCGAATTCGGAGAATTGGAGGGCATCGCCCACCGTGGTGATTTCGATCTCCGCAGCCACATGGAAGGCAAGTTGGACCCGGCGACCAATCCCATGACCGTCGAATTGAACGAACATGGAAAGCCCAAGTATCGCGGCAGCGGCAAAGACTTGACCTATCGTGACGAAGCGACAAACCAGAAGTTCATTCCTCATGTGATCGAACCATCCGCCGGTGCCGATCGCGGCGTGCTGGCGTTCTTGTGCGAAGCGTACACCGAAGACCAACAGCCAGACGAAAAGGGCAACTTGCAAACACGTACGGTGATGAAATTGCATCCCAGGTTGGCGCCGGTCAAAGCGGCGGTCTTTCCCTTGGTCAAAAAGGACGGGATGCCGGAAATCGCGCAGGACTTGTATGGCGAACTGAAGAAGCACTTCAATGTGTTCTACGACGACAAAGGTGCGGTCGGGCGTCGTTATCGTCGTCAAGACGAAGCCGGAACGCCTTACTGCATCACGATCGACGGCGACACGGTCAGTGATCAGACCGTGACGATCCGCGATCGCGATAGCTTGGAACAAATCCGCGTCAAGCTGGATGACGTCGTCGACACGTTGACCAAGAAGATCGACGGCTGA
- a CDS encoding flagellar biosynthesis anti-sigma factor FlgM, whose amino-acid sequence MQIYGPYRVSTQQPVGPSSRTAKPAAPAEKTAASSVDQLDLSSAATAANRLSGITSPSTESDIRVDRVAEIRRQIASGSYDTPEKMDAALDRFLDQYA is encoded by the coding sequence ATGCAGATTTACGGTCCTTATCGAGTATCGACACAGCAGCCGGTCGGTCCGAGTTCGCGAACGGCCAAACCCGCCGCTCCGGCTGAGAAAACAGCCGCTTCGTCGGTCGATCAATTGGATCTGTCCAGTGCGGCGACCGCCGCAAATCGTCTGTCCGGCATCACCAGCCCGTCCACTGAAAGCGACATTCGCGTCGATCGGGTGGCCGAAATTCGGCGACAGATCGCCAGCGGCAGCTATGACACGCCGGAAAAAATGGACGCAGCATTGGACCGATTCCTGGATCAATACGCCTAA
- a CDS encoding MotA/TolQ/ExbB proton channel family protein, whose translation MLEQVSEFSTHAIAVVALLHTLAFIYLAGWARKDRHDITTTLTQFTEGLPHRSQMDWNAHPSDRIEGFLADIDDVLAEPPGSPGRKVLHQRMKILDERRRYLQSMRFDTVWNVARTMIEAYPLAGVLGTICAIGAALAGGDTASVGDIVGRFGDAIWSTFAGLVSAILLMFIHSMLEPGFSRLSENRRHVRDTVAKAKRELASNGEVRDAEAVA comes from the coding sequence GTGCTTGAACAAGTCTCCGAATTCTCCACGCATGCGATCGCCGTGGTGGCTCTGCTACACACCCTGGCCTTCATCTACCTGGCAGGTTGGGCACGCAAGGATCGCCACGACATCACGACCACGCTGACGCAATTCACCGAAGGTCTTCCGCACCGCAGCCAGATGGACTGGAACGCGCATCCGTCAGACCGGATCGAAGGCTTTCTGGCCGACATCGATGACGTCTTGGCCGAACCACCGGGATCCCCCGGCCGAAAAGTGCTGCACCAGCGGATGAAGATCCTGGACGAACGTCGCCGTTATCTGCAATCGATGCGATTCGACACGGTTTGGAACGTCGCCCGGACAATGATCGAAGCCTATCCGCTGGCCGGAGTCCTGGGCACCATTTGTGCGATCGGTGCCGCACTGGCCGGAGGCGACACCGCCAGCGTCGGGGACATCGTCGGCCGATTCGGCGATGCGATCTGGAGCACGTTTGCGGGACTGGTCTCGGCCATTCTGCTGATGTTCATCCACAGCATGTTGGAACCCGGTTTCAGTCGATTGTCGGAAAACCGACGCCACGTTCGCGACACGGTCGCCAAAGCGAAACGCGAACTTGCCAGCAACGGCGAAGTGCGGGATGCCGAGGCGGTGGCATGA
- a CDS encoding spermidine synthase has protein sequence MTDAAAQPANSTRTESHAAAATSPPIAWFALTILLSAFLVFQVQPVISKCVLPWFGGTPAVWTTCMLFFQIVLFAGYAYAHLLRCWFSPAVQGGIHLVFLAAATLFLPIQPDEIWKPQGDENPTIYLLMLLVAHVGLPYFVLSATGPLVQSWFSYRDRTDRVYRLYALSNVGSLSALLSYPFLIEPFVSLTGQSATWSMLFCGFVIAEGYLAIWLLRLSGLASQANASEDLAAKSEGPPENAFAQYALWLGLPAFASAGLLIVTNHVCQDIAVIPFLWVLPLSLYLLSFIICFDSPRWYRPKWIAAAALLCVMLTQIHCVLPAGAKLVTEAVGYFGLLLGICLLCHGEAARSKPSAERLTTFYLCLSGGGAIGGVLVAVICPLAFRNYLELPLWLGVSTVVAFAFFVACTHWGSADSTVGQSLYQWAQLRRYRWGLAAAMLIPCLVGLTTTQDELLASRRNFFGVLKVTRDAGQTKLIHGRTVHGIQLSGDRRTCPTSYYGYESGVGRTIAAMQDRDREMRVGVVGLGCGVLATYGRPGDRFDYVEINQDVVDIADSHFSFLKDGAAQQQIHVGDGRLVLERLTDAKFDLLVLDAFSSDAIPAHLLTREAMGLYRDRLATEGVIAVHVSNNHLDLVPLVHRLAQSVNLESRLVESDRDAEAAVCRARWMILAAPQSPWWETGPLAECPPVSSQIRRRGPLWTDQHHNLASVLRLW, from the coding sequence ATGACTGACGCGGCCGCACAACCCGCAAATTCCACCCGAACCGAATCTCATGCAGCGGCGGCGACGTCGCCACCGATCGCATGGTTTGCGTTGACGATTTTGTTGTCGGCGTTTTTGGTTTTTCAAGTCCAACCCGTCATCAGCAAGTGTGTGCTGCCGTGGTTCGGAGGCACGCCGGCCGTTTGGACGACGTGCATGTTGTTCTTTCAGATCGTCTTGTTCGCCGGCTATGCGTACGCGCACCTGTTGCGTTGCTGGTTTTCGCCGGCGGTGCAAGGCGGCATTCATTTGGTCTTTTTGGCCGCGGCGACGCTGTTTTTGCCGATCCAACCTGACGAGATTTGGAAGCCACAAGGGGATGAAAACCCGACGATCTATCTGCTGATGTTATTGGTCGCCCACGTGGGGTTGCCCTATTTTGTGTTGTCGGCCACCGGGCCGTTGGTCCAATCCTGGTTCAGCTATCGAGACCGAACCGATCGAGTCTATCGGTTGTACGCACTGTCCAATGTCGGCTCGCTGTCGGCGCTGCTGAGCTATCCATTCCTGATCGAACCGTTCGTTTCCCTGACAGGCCAGTCGGCGACCTGGTCCATGTTGTTTTGTGGATTCGTTATCGCCGAAGGCTATTTGGCGATTTGGTTGTTGCGATTGTCGGGGCTCGCGTCACAGGCGAATGCATCGGAGGATCTGGCAGCCAAAAGCGAAGGTCCCCCGGAAAACGCCTTTGCCCAATATGCGTTGTGGCTGGGGTTGCCGGCCTTCGCGTCGGCGGGGCTGTTGATCGTGACCAATCATGTTTGCCAGGACATCGCAGTGATCCCGTTTTTATGGGTGTTGCCGCTGAGTTTGTACCTGCTGAGTTTCATCATTTGTTTTGATTCACCGCGGTGGTATCGACCCAAGTGGATTGCCGCAGCGGCGTTGTTGTGCGTCATGCTGACACAGATCCACTGTGTGTTGCCTGCGGGAGCAAAACTGGTCACCGAAGCGGTCGGCTATTTCGGTTTGCTGTTGGGCATCTGTCTGCTGTGCCACGGTGAAGCGGCGCGTTCCAAACCGTCGGCCGAACGATTGACCACGTTCTATTTGTGCCTGTCCGGCGGTGGAGCGATCGGGGGCGTTCTGGTTGCGGTGATTTGTCCGTTGGCGTTTCGCAACTATCTGGAATTGCCCTTGTGGTTGGGCGTCAGCACCGTGGTGGCGTTTGCCTTTTTTGTGGCTTGCACTCACTGGGGATCGGCCGATTCAACGGTCGGGCAATCGCTATATCAATGGGCCCAGCTGCGTCGCTATCGCTGGGGTTTGGCCGCAGCGATGTTGATTCCGTGTTTGGTTGGATTGACGACCACGCAGGACGAACTGCTGGCCAGTCGTCGAAACTTTTTTGGCGTATTGAAAGTCACCCGCGATGCGGGGCAGACCAAATTGATCCACGGCCGCACGGTCCACGGGATTCAGTTGTCGGGCGACCGCCGGACTTGTCCCACCAGCTACTACGGCTATGAAAGTGGCGTCGGCCGAACGATTGCCGCGATGCAGGATCGCGATCGCGAAATGCGTGTCGGTGTGGTCGGTTTGGGCTGCGGTGTTTTGGCGACCTATGGCAGACCGGGCGACCGGTTCGATTATGTCGAAATCAATCAAGACGTCGTCGACATCGCGGATTCGCATTTTTCGTTTCTGAAGGACGGTGCGGCCCAACAGCAGATCCACGTCGGTGACGGCCGTTTGGTGTTGGAGCGTTTGACGGATGCCAAGTTTGATTTGTTGGTATTGGATGCCTTCAGCAGCGATGCGATTCCGGCACACCTGTTGACGCGGGAAGCCATGGGGTTGTATCGAGATCGCTTGGCGACCGAGGGTGTGATCGCGGTTCACGTCTCGAATAATCATTTGGACTTGGTGCCGCTGGTTCACCGATTGGCCCAGTCGGTCAATCTGGAAAGCCGACTGGTTGAAAGTGACCGCGACGCCGAAGCTGCGGTTTGCCGTGCCCGGTGGATGATCCTAGCGGCTCCACAATCCCCGTGGTGGGAAACGGGACCATTGGCCGAATGTCCGCCGGTTTCCTCGCAGATTCGTCGCCGGGGACCGCTGTGGACCGACCAGCACCACAACTTGGCCAGCGTCCTGCGGTTGTGGTGA